GCAACCGCACCCCAAAACATGGATTTGGAGCGGATGGCTCGAAGGCTCACGCCGAGCGGATACGAAGCCAAGCTCGACAGGCTGCTCGCCCTTGCAGGCCGCCCCTCGTCCATGCCTCTCCCGCGCCTGCTGGTGGCCAAGCCCGCCCTGGCCCTCGTTGTGGCGGTCCTCATGATGCTAATGCTCAGCCGCAATGGCAGTGCACAAATGATTCTCCTGGCGGTCTTCGCAACTGGACTAGCATATTTCGTTCCCGACCTTCTCATCTACAGCCGCGGGCAGGAACGCCAGAAGAAGATCCAGCTAGAACTGCCCAACACTCTGGACCAGATGCTGATCGCAGTTGAGGCCGGCCTCGGCTTCGAGTCCGCAATGGCCCGGGCGGGCCAGAACGGCAAGGGCCCGCTCGCCGAAGAACTCATCCGGACGCTGCAGGACATGCAAGTTGGCCGCTCGCGCAGGGATTCCTATCTCGCCTTGGCCGAGCGCAGCAATGTGCAGGACCTGAGAACCTTCGTCCGGGCAGTGGTTCAGGCGGACACATACGGCATTGCCATCGCCAAGGTCCTCAAGGCCC
Above is a window of Arthrobacter sp. FB24 DNA encoding:
- a CDS encoding type II secretion system F family protein, with the translated sequence MQPIAWGIIALTVIPASYLAWSLIVADRKSRLVIQGNLSKGLEASGAATAPQNMDLERMARRLTPSGYEAKLDRLLALAGRPSSMPLPRLLVAKPALALVVAVLMMLMLSRNGSAQMILLAVFATGLAYFVPDLLIYSRGQERQKKIQLELPNTLDQMLIAVEAGLGFESAMARAGQNGKGPLAEELIRTLQDMQVGRSRRDSYLALAERSNVQDLRTFVRAVVQADTYGIAIAKVLKAQAKEMRVKRRQRAEQKAMKLPVLVLFPLLLFIFPVIFIVILGPAVINIIEAFS